A region from the Methanofollis liminatans DSM 4140 genome encodes:
- a CDS encoding HAD family hydrolase: MTVAVVFDSAGTLLRSYRTARDVRTGEILSDVETTLLTCLDRARVLIALNAHSRDVIGAPPDQLLSSYLCAQNIGFGVSCLRQITPHEDLARILYSDTNAMVGDLQACIRDVWGTLKEESLVVMDSGAILNLTMPGIEFTVTAGGRPFEGAKEAIADLHAMGVATFIASGDRAAKLERIADHLGIPRDQVHGIATPSIKAQIVDDLKKCYDAVVMVGDGINDLQAFRKADVAILSEQQSKEKPLELCKAADYIVGSVREVVPIIRDLSGDAIVPI; this comes from the coding sequence ATGACCGTCGCAGTGGTATTTGACAGTGCCGGCACGCTCCTGCGGAGCTACCGGACAGCACGGGACGTCCGCACTGGTGAGATTCTCTCAGACGTCGAGACGACCCTCCTCACCTGCCTGGACCGGGCGCGGGTGCTCATCGCCCTCAACGCCCATTCCAGGGACGTGATCGGAGCGCCGCCCGACCAGCTCCTCTCCTCGTACCTCTGTGCGCAGAATATCGGTTTCGGCGTCTCATGTCTCCGCCAGATCACGCCCCACGAAGACCTCGCACGGATCCTCTACTCCGACACAAACGCCATGGTCGGCGATCTCCAGGCCTGCATCAGGGACGTTTGGGGGACCCTGAAGGAAGAATCGCTGGTGGTGATGGACTCCGGGGCGATCCTCAACCTCACCATGCCGGGGATCGAGTTCACCGTCACCGCGGGTGGTCGCCCCTTCGAGGGGGCGAAGGAGGCGATCGCCGATCTCCACGCGATGGGGGTCGCCACCTTCATCGCCTCGGGCGACCGGGCGGCAAAACTCGAACGGATCGCCGACCACCTGGGCATCCCGCGTGACCAGGTGCACGGCATCGCCACGCCCTCGATCAAGGCGCAGATCGTCGACGACCTCAAAAAATGCTATGACGCCGTGGTGATGGTCGGGGACGGCATCAACGACCTCCAGGCCTTCAGGAAGGCGGATGTCGCCATCCTCTCAGAACAGCAGTCGAAGGAAAAGCCTCTTGAACTCTGCAAAGCGGCGGATTATATTGTCGGGAGTGTCAGGGAAGTTGTCCCCATCATCAGGGACCTCTCGGGAGACGCAATTGTCCCGATATAA
- a CDS encoding ribose 1,5-bisphosphate isomerase: MLLNETAEQIRSMEIRGAGRIARSAVAALRDHAAGLDTSDTASFLRSMKEAADLLVATRPTAVSLPNAVQAVMRSLEGVKGVEEGRAAIKAASDSFILSSRHAVEWIGEIGARHISDGDVILTHCNSEAALSCILTAHREGKAIEVFATEVRPRNQGLLTIQALNDAGIPTNFIVDSAVRSYINDVDLVITGADAITVNGAVVNKIGTAQIALTAHEARTPMLVAAETYKFAPRTILGERIAIEERETAEVLDPAIAAGLPHVRVRNPAFDVTPGRYVDLIVTEIGAIPPAMAYMIIRDHLGWGIGEFHKAFEIDERIQE, translated from the coding sequence ATGTTGCTGAATGAAACCGCAGAACAGATCAGGAGCATGGAGATCAGGGGGGCGGGCCGGATCGCCCGGTCGGCGGTCGCCGCCCTCAGGGACCATGCGGCCGGGCTGGACACTTCCGATACCGCCTCCTTTCTCCGCTCCATGAAGGAGGCGGCCGACCTCCTCGTCGCCACCCGCCCGACGGCGGTTTCTCTCCCGAACGCCGTGCAGGCGGTGATGCGTTCGCTCGAAGGCGTGAAAGGCGTCGAAGAGGGGAGGGCGGCGATAAAAGCGGCTTCGGACTCGTTCATCCTCTCGTCCAGGCATGCAGTTGAATGGATCGGCGAGATCGGCGCCCGCCATATCTCTGACGGCGACGTGATCCTCACCCACTGCAACTCAGAGGCGGCGCTCTCCTGCATCCTCACCGCCCACCGGGAGGGAAAGGCGATCGAGGTCTTCGCCACTGAAGTTCGGCCGAGAAACCAGGGGCTCCTGACGATCCAGGCCCTAAACGACGCCGGGATCCCGACGAACTTCATCGTGGACTCGGCGGTGAGGAGTTATATCAACGATGTGGACCTGGTGATCACCGGGGCGGACGCGATCACGGTGAACGGGGCGGTGGTGAACAAGATCGGCACCGCCCAGATCGCCCTCACCGCCCACGAGGCGAGGACGCCGATGCTGGTCGCCGCCGAGACCTACAAGTTCGCCCCCAGGACGATTCTCGGGGAGCGGATCGCGATCGAGGAGCGGGAAACCGCCGAGGTGCTCGATCCGGCGATCGCCGCGGGCCTGCCGCATGTGCGGGTCAGGAACCCGGCCTTCGACGTCACGCCGGGGCGCTACGTCGACCTGATCGTGACCGAGATCGGGGCGATTCCGCCGGCGATGGCCTATATGATCATCAGGGACCATCTCG
- a CDS encoding methanogenesis marker 6 protein encodes MAEYTPAYVGTVTKYVFIESPHLTPKDLALRAYEISGGVMIKETCFGMQVTGKPDEVETLIARIREFDPSHIYVKDRGFPPGDERRCRANLGGARPGYLGHEFEMGRIRYIARGLEAAATAVPAVPERGRPLDARKLKELMEAEEP; translated from the coding sequence ATGGCTGAATATACTCCTGCCTACGTCGGCACGGTCACAAAATATGTTTTTATCGAGTCTCCTCACCTGACCCCGAAGGACCTCGCCCTCAGGGCCTACGAGATCTCGGGCGGCGTCATGATCAAGGAGACCTGTTTCGGGATGCAGGTGACCGGGAAACCCGACGAGGTCGAGACCTTGATCGCCCGGATCCGCGAGTTCGACCCGTCCCATATCTATGTGAAGGACCGGGGCTTTCCGCCCGGCGACGAGCGCCGGTGCCGGGCGAATCTCGGCGGGGCGCGGCCCGGATACCTGGGCCACGAGTTCGAGATGGGCCGGATCCGCTATATCGCGCGGGGGCTCGAAGCGGCGGCGACGGCGGTGCCGGCCGTTCCGGAGCGGGGCAGGCCTCTCGACGCCCGAAAACTAAAAGAACTGATGGAAGCAGAGGAGCCGTAA
- the mmp3 gene encoding methyl-coenzyme M reductase-associated protein Mmp3 yields the protein MHVLLDGRRVEVAAGATIGDLLPGWDTTTVVAVIRPAAKQAAQTGHIRLSTTAGEVVIETTPLFAAVFGDDIDIFNGELSLRWNDRYAAAFGPFPSAILPDRTPHRYGRGDVVLGCAGYDPSRSVLIFSRSDHRADFGAAKDGGVVARVVSGRGVLDRWATGDAITGAERVLSWADRSTSFTTADPATPLEEGAEIVTRVEIAAEGYGEGAVDTTTARSVEHLLLSMEKGTFVIGRAASTFIRDESMIPMEVPAELKRPRREGAVTVRATGGSVGGIYIYREEIPAHPAHTLAGQVVHGFEIVKLADSGQRFSVSVAPPRFDLVGMPLAAAEAVARERGVSLVLEGDGEDLIVVGQKPATTLEALAAGAVTLAVLPAAQVISITLDDENAPNTCDIFRRATGLRTHMVGSMPVLFKFEDVSLFQPSIKKKINILPENTPKDVVPAGSLAMTNESRKGVGMVGVRVTDNSEFGPTSEPFEGTNLIGRVLDLDKLAGLKEGGTVYVREVRKNG from the coding sequence ATGCACGTCCTCCTTGACGGCAGACGGGTGGAGGTTGCCGCGGGAGCGACGATCGGCGATCTCCTCCCCGGATGGGACACCACGACCGTGGTGGCGGTGATCCGCCCCGCGGCGAAACAGGCGGCGCAGACCGGGCATATCAGGCTCTCGACCACCGCGGGCGAGGTGGTGATCGAGACCACCCCCCTTTTTGCAGCCGTTTTCGGCGACGATATCGATATTTTTAATGGGGAACTCTCTCTGCGGTGGAACGACCGCTATGCCGCGGCGTTCGGGCCGTTTCCATCGGCGATCCTCCCGGACCGGACACCGCACCGCTACGGGCGCGGCGACGTGGTCCTGGGCTGCGCCGGCTACGACCCCTCGCGTTCGGTGCTGATCTTCTCCCGCTCTGATCACCGGGCCGATTTCGGGGCCGCAAAGGACGGCGGCGTCGTTGCGCGGGTCGTCTCAGGGCGCGGGGTCCTCGACCGCTGGGCCACCGGCGACGCGATCACCGGGGCCGAGCGGGTGCTCTCCTGGGCCGACCGCTCCACCTCGTTCACGACCGCCGACCCGGCGACGCCCCTTGAGGAGGGGGCCGAGATCGTCACCAGGGTCGAGATCGCCGCCGAGGGCTATGGCGAGGGGGCGGTGGACACCACGACCGCCCGGTCGGTCGAGCACCTCCTCCTCTCGATGGAGAAAGGGACGTTCGTCATCGGGCGGGCGGCCTCCACCTTCATCAGGGACGAATCGATGATCCCGATGGAAGTGCCGGCAGAACTGAAACGGCCGCGGCGGGAGGGTGCGGTCACCGTCAGGGCGACCGGCGGGTCGGTCGGCGGGATCTATATCTACCGCGAGGAGATCCCGGCCCACCCGGCCCACACCCTCGCCGGGCAGGTGGTCCACGGGTTTGAGATCGTCAAACTCGCCGACTCCGGCCAGCGCTTCTCGGTCTCGGTCGCCCCGCCGCGCTTCGACCTGGTGGGAATGCCGCTTGCAGCGGCAGAGGCCGTTGCCAGGGAGCGCGGCGTTTCCCTGGTGCTGGAAGGCGACGGGGAGGACCTGATCGTCGTCGGCCAGAAACCGGCCACGACGCTCGAGGCCCTTGCCGCGGGTGCGGTCACCCTTGCCGTTCTTCCGGCGGCGCAGGTGATCTCCATCACCCTCGACGACGAGAACGCCCCCAATACCTGCGACATCTTCAGGCGGGCGACCGGTCTGCGGACCCATATGGTCGGCTCGATGCCGGTGCTCTTCAAGTTCGAGGACGTCAGCCTCTTCCAGCCCTCGATCAAGAAGAAGATCAATATCCTGCCCGAGAACACCCCGAAGGACGTCGTCCCTGCGGGCTCGCTTGCGATGACGAACGAGTCCAGAAAGGGCGTCGGCATGGTCGGTGTTCGGGTGACCGACAACTCGGAGTTCGGGCCCACCTCCGAGCCGTTCGAGGGGACGAACCTCATCGGCCGGGTGCTCGACCTGGACAAACTGGCGGGCCTGAAAGAAGGCGGGACCGTCTATGTGCGGGAGGTGCGAAAGAATGGCTGA
- the atwA gene encoding methyl coenzyme M reductase system, component A2 has product MTALITVENLCMDFGGKRALNNINFEVAEGEIVGIIGRSGSGKTVLLHLIRGVDQPPTSGRVIYHVAACEGCGWVDVPSAAGKTCPKCGQTLQPTDFDLWDPSNETMKRRIMARTAIMFQRTFALYGNDRVIENVLHALEDINYPSSKAVNRAADLLDEVRLSHRMMHIARDLSGGEKQRVVLARQLAKEPFVLFADEPTGTLDPGTANLVHSMLNEAARNNDMGMMVTSHFSQVIEDVADRAIMLKDGEIEAIGSPQEVIAHFMEGISDAETYTRTDLGANVLIARDVIKRYLSVDRGMVKAVNGVSFEVAEKEIFGIIGKSGAGKTTLSRMISGIIEPTSGEMNVRIGEEWVDMTKPGIEFRGRAKGYIGLLHQEYDLFPHRTVLDNLTDAIGLEFPKELAIRKAVITLRMAGFTEEKSREILDRKPGELSEGERHRVALAQVLIREPRIVILDEPTGTMDPITKIDVKHSIMHAREQMDETFIVVSHDMEFVRDICDRVALMRGGKIIALGTSAEVLARLTDEEREIMGKPGA; this is encoded by the coding sequence ATGACCGCGCTTATCACAGTCGAGAACCTCTGCATGGATTTTGGCGGGAAACGGGCTCTCAACAATATAAATTTTGAAGTCGCAGAAGGGGAGATCGTCGGTATCATCGGGCGGAGCGGCTCTGGAAAGACCGTTCTCCTTCACCTGATCAGAGGTGTCGACCAGCCGCCGACGAGCGGACGGGTGATCTACCACGTTGCGGCGTGCGAGGGGTGCGGCTGGGTGGACGTGCCGAGCGCAGCCGGAAAAACGTGCCCGAAGTGCGGCCAGACCCTGCAGCCGACCGACTTCGATCTCTGGGACCCCTCGAACGAGACGATGAAGCGGCGGATCATGGCGCGGACGGCGATCATGTTCCAGCGGACCTTCGCCCTCTACGGAAACGACCGGGTGATCGAGAATGTGCTGCACGCCCTCGAGGACATCAACTATCCCTCGAGCAAAGCGGTGAACCGGGCCGCCGATCTCCTCGACGAGGTCCGTCTCTCCCACCGCATGATGCATATCGCCCGCGACCTCTCGGGCGGCGAGAAACAGCGGGTGGTGCTCGCCCGCCAGCTCGCAAAGGAACCGTTCGTTCTCTTTGCCGACGAACCCACCGGCACCCTCGACCCGGGCACCGCCAACCTCGTCCACTCCATGCTCAACGAGGCCGCCAGGAATAACGATATGGGCATGATGGTCACCTCGCACTTCTCGCAGGTGATCGAGGACGTCGCCGACCGGGCGATCATGCTGAAAGACGGCGAGATCGAAGCGATAGGGTCGCCCCAGGAGGTCATCGCCCACTTTATGGAGGGGATCTCAGACGCAGAGACCTACACCAGGACCGACCTCGGGGCGAACGTCCTGATCGCCCGCGACGTGATCAAGCGCTACCTCTCGGTGGACCGCGGTATGGTGAAAGCGGTCAACGGCGTCTCCTTCGAGGTTGCGGAGAAGGAGATCTTCGGGATCATCGGGAAGAGCGGTGCGGGCAAGACCACGCTCTCGCGGATGATCTCCGGGATCATCGAACCGACGAGCGGCGAGATGAACGTCCGGATCGGCGAGGAATGGGTGGACATGACCAAGCCCGGCATCGAGTTCCGCGGCCGGGCGAAGGGATATATCGGGCTTCTGCACCAGGAATACGACCTCTTCCCCCACCGGACGGTCCTGGACAACCTCACCGATGCGATCGGGCTCGAGTTCCCGAAGGAGCTCGCGATCAGGAAGGCGGTCATCACCCTCCGCATGGCCGGTTTCACCGAGGAGAAGAGCCGGGAGATCCTGGACCGAAAACCGGGCGAACTCTCCGAGGGCGAGCGCCACCGCGTCGCCCTTGCCCAGGTGCTCATCAGGGAGCCCAGGATCGTCATCCTGGACGAGCCCACCGGCACCATGGACCCGATCACGAAGATCGACGTGAAGCACTCGATCATGCACGCCCGCGAGCAGATGGACGAGACCTTTATTGTGGTATCGCACGATATGGAGTTTGTGCGAGATATCTGCGACCGGGTCGCCCTGATGCGGGGCGGAAAGATCATCGCCCTCGGCACGTCTGCCGAGGTGCTGGCGCGTCTGACCGACGAGGAACGCGAGATCATGGGGAAACCCGGCGCGTGA
- a CDS encoding methanogenesis marker 5 protein, whose protein sequence is MVKVFIYPATSLILSDMVARFGHEPIGSALGIRERIQTPGFESPPLQITPEEPKKGLKWAAVEVPSGVRGRMAIYGPLIEQSEAAIIIREADFAFGCMGCARTNELIQFSLRHRGIPVLDLEYPSSDEEGVAFVAAIRAFLAGLTKEEAA, encoded by the coding sequence ATGGTGAAAGTCTTTATCTATCCGGCAACGAGCCTCATCCTCTCCGATATGGTCGCCCGGTTCGGGCACGAGCCGATCGGGTCGGCCCTGGGGATCCGCGAACGTATCCAGACCCCTGGTTTTGAGAGCCCGCCCCTCCAGATCACCCCCGAAGAACCGAAGAAGGGGCTGAAATGGGCGGCGGTCGAGGTGCCCTCGGGCGTTCGCGGCCGCATGGCGATCTACGGCCCCCTCATCGAGCAGTCCGAGGCGGCGATCATCATCCGCGAGGCGGACTTCGCCTTCGGGTGCATGGGGTGCGCCCGGACCAACGAACTGATCCAGTTCAGTCTCCGCCATAGGGGCATCCCGGTCCTCGACCTTGAATATCCGTCGTCAGACGAGGAAGGCGTCGCTTTCGTCGCCGCCATCAGGGCGTTTCTCGCCGGTCTCACGAAGGAGGAGGCCGCATGA